A genomic stretch from Octopus bimaculoides isolate UCB-OBI-ISO-001 chromosome 29, ASM119413v2, whole genome shotgun sequence includes:
- the LOC106876531 gene encoding zinc finger protein 726, with translation MTIYSLIMNNITKPKDPDSREKPYSCDICDKSFSENRCLTSHKRIHSGKKPYHCDICGKSFSRSNHLTIHRRIHTGKKSYQCDICGESFSEGGKLKRHKRIHTGEKPYHCDICGTSFSTNGQLTSHKCTHTEEKPFHCNICGNSFSRKSYLTIHIRIHTGEKPYHCDICGKSFSENSTLTRHKYIHTGEKPYKSFSRSDNLPKHKSTHTGENPFYCNICGKQFSRNGDLTKHKRTHTGEKPYHCDICGKSFSESSTLTCHKRIHTGEKPYHCNICGKSFSTNSYLISHKRIHTDEKPYRCDICGKSFSHNSNLNNHKRIHTGEKPYRCNICGKLFSRNSHLTSHERIHTGEKPYQCDICGESFLRKGLLNTHVSIHTQV, from the coding sequence ATGACAATTTATTCGCTcataatgaataatataacaAAACCAAAAGACCCAGATTCAAGAGAGAAACCATAttcctgtgatatctgtgataaatcgtTTTCTGAAAATCGTTGTTTAACcagtcacaaacgtattcatagtggaaagaagccatatcattgtgatatctgtggtaaatcattctctagaagtaATCACTTGACTattcacagacgtattcatactgggAAAAAatcatatcagtgtgatatctgtggtgaatcattttcTGAAGGTGGTAAATTGAAAAggcataaacgtattcatacaggtgagaagccatatcattgtgatatctgtggtacatCATTCTCTACAAATGGTCAGTTGACTagtcacaaatgtacacatacagaagagaagccatttcattgtaatatctgtggtaactCATTCTCTAGAAAGAGTTACTTGACTattcacatacgtattcatactggggaaaaaccatatcattgtgatatctgtggtaaatcattttctgagaATAGCACTTTAACTcgtcacaaatatattcatactggggaaaaaccatacaAATCATTTTCTCGAAGTGATAACTTACCTAAACACAAAAGTACTCACACAGGTGAGAATCCATtttattgtaatatctgtggtaagcAATTTTCTCGAAATGGtgacttgactaaacacaaacgtacacatacaggagagaagccatatcattgtgatatctgtggtaaatcattttctgaaagtaGCACTTTAActtgtcacaaacgtattcatacaggagagaagccatatcattgtaatatctgcggtaaatcattctctacaaaTAGCTATTTGAttagtcacaaacgtattcatactgatGAAAAACCATATcggtgtgatatttgtggtaaatcattttcacaCAACAGTAATTTAAataatcacaaacgtattcacacaggagagaagccatatcgttgtaatatctgtggtaaattattctctagAAATAGTCATTTGACTAGTCatgaacgtattcatactggtgaaaaaccctatcagtgtgatatctgtggtgaatcattcttaCGAAAAGGCCTTTTAAACACACATGTTAGCATTCATACACAAGTCTGA